Proteins from a genomic interval of Providencia stuartii:
- the chbA gene encoding PTS N,N'-diacetylchitobiose transporter subunit IIA, with amino-acid sequence MIDIDNNGVLSFDGLEEVVMGLIINSGMARSLAYKALNCAKEGQFVEAMELMEQSKHALSEAHQVQTKMIEADMGEGKIKVSLILVHAQDHLMNTILSRELVIELIELHKKISQ; translated from the coding sequence ATGATTGATATAGATAATAATGGTGTTCTTTCTTTTGATGGCCTCGAAGAGGTCGTGATGGGGCTTATCATTAATTCTGGGATGGCAAGAAGCTTAGCCTATAAGGCATTAAATTGCGCCAAGGAAGGCCAATTTGTTGAGGCCATGGAATTAATGGAGCAATCAAAACATGCATTGAGTGAAGCTCATCAAGTTCAAACAAAAATGATTGAAGCTGATATGGGAGAGGGGAAAATTAAAGTTAGCTTAATATTGGTTCATGCTCAAGATCATTTAATGAACACCATACTTTCGCGTGAGTTGGTCATAGAGCTAA
- the chbC gene encoding PTS N,N'-diacetylchitobiose transporter subunit IIC: MNHMLTSLEKVLLPIALKLGNQPHINAIKNGFIKLMPLVLIGAMFVLINNVFLSFGEGSFFYSLGVRLSPETIEFLNKFKGIGGNIYNGTLGIMSLMTPFFIAMALAEERKVDSIAAGIIGIAAFITVTPFDVNGAYAIGANWLGGANIISGIVIGLVIAEAFAFIVRRKWVITLPDTVPPAVSRSFSALVPGFIILLVVGIMAWILSAQATNFHQFIMDTIATPLASLGGVVGWAYTIFTSLLWFFGIHGALALTALDSGIMTPWALENVALYNEYGSIDNAIAAGHTFHLWAKPLLDSYVFLGGTGATLGLIIAIFIASHRPDYRQVAKIGLPAGIFQINEPIIFGIPVIMNPILFIPFIIIQPLLAAITVIAYYMGIIPPITNIGPWTMPAGLGAFFNTNGNISALLLALFNLGVSILVYLPFVIISNKAQGMIDKDESEEDIKDALKF; encoded by the coding sequence ATGAATCATATGCTCACTTCTCTTGAAAAAGTATTGCTACCAATTGCATTAAAATTGGGCAATCAACCTCATATTAATGCAATTAAAAATGGCTTCATTAAATTGATGCCTTTAGTATTAATTGGGGCCATGTTTGTTTTGATTAATAACGTTTTTCTTAGCTTTGGTGAAGGGTCATTTTTCTATTCGCTAGGTGTTCGCTTGTCACCTGAAACAATAGAATTTTTAAATAAGTTCAAAGGAATTGGCGGTAATATTTACAATGGAACATTAGGTATTATGTCGTTAATGACCCCTTTTTTTATTGCAATGGCCCTGGCTGAAGAACGTAAAGTGGACTCAATAGCGGCAGGGATTATCGGTATCGCTGCATTTATTACGGTAACGCCATTTGATGTTAATGGTGCTTATGCGATAGGGGCTAATTGGTTAGGTGGGGCCAATATCATTTCAGGTATTGTCATCGGTTTAGTGATTGCCGAAGCTTTTGCTTTTATTGTTCGGCGTAAATGGGTTATTACATTACCGGATACAGTTCCACCTGCTGTCAGCCGTTCATTTTCAGCATTAGTTCCTGGTTTTATTATTCTTTTAGTTGTCGGAATTATGGCATGGATTTTGTCAGCTCAAGCAACTAATTTTCACCAATTTATTATGGATACGATCGCAACGCCATTAGCTTCTTTAGGTGGTGTTGTTGGTTGGGCTTACACCATTTTTACCTCCTTATTATGGTTTTTTGGTATTCATGGTGCGTTAGCGCTGACAGCCCTTGATTCAGGAATTATGACTCCTTGGGCGTTGGAAAATGTGGCACTATATAATGAATACGGTTCTATTGATAATGCAATTGCCGCTGGGCACACTTTCCATTTATGGGCGAAACCTTTATTAGATTCTTATGTCTTTCTGGGAGGGACAGGTGCGACCCTTGGATTAATCATTGCAATATTTATTGCATCACACCGTCCTGATTATCGACAAGTTGCTAAAATAGGTTTACCCGCAGGCATATTTCAAATTAATGAACCTATTATATTTGGTATTCCTGTTATCATGAACCCGATACTTTTTATTCCATTTATTATCATTCAACCGCTATTAGCTGCAATTACCGTTATTGCTTATTATATGGGGATAATACCGCCAATAACCAATATAGGACCATGGACAATGCCTGCTGGCTTGGGGGCATTCTTTAATACAAATGGGAATATTTCGGCTTTATTATTAGCCTTGTTTAACCTCGGAGTTTCCATCCTTGTTTATTTACCCTTTGTTATTATTTCTAATAAAGCTCAGGGAATGATAGATAAAGATGAAAGTGAAGAAGATATTAAAGATGCACTGAAGTTTTAA
- a CDS encoding PTS sugar transporter subunit IIB has product MEKKLIYLFCSAGMSTSLLVSKMRQQAEKYDVPVVIEAFSETLVAQKGIDADLVLLGPQIAWKSSEIQRILPTKLVEVIDPILYGKVDGLGVLKAAVAAIKNK; this is encoded by the coding sequence GTGGAAAAAAAGCTTATTTATCTGTTTTGTTCGGCGGGAATGTCAACCTCTCTTCTTGTATCAAAAATGCGTCAACAAGCTGAAAAATATGATGTTCCAGTTGTTATTGAAGCGTTTTCGGAAACCCTTGTAGCACAAAAAGGTATCGATGCGGATCTTGTTTTACTTGGTCCTCAGATTGCATGGAAAAGTTCTGAAATCCAGAGAATACTTCCAACTAAACTCGTTGAAGTTATTGATCCGATATTGTATGGAAAAGTTGATGGTCTGGGCGTGTTAAAAGCAGCAGTGGCAGCAATAAAAAATAAATGA
- the nlpE gene encoding envelope stress response activation lipoprotein NlpE (NlpE, an outer membrane lipoprotein, interacts directly with CpxA, the sensor histidine kinase of the Cpx system for response to envelope stress.), which translates to MKKTLFLALMATGIMALAGCQSADKQPSVTYIDRAYTGTLPCADCSGIEATLLVNQDGTYVEQLVYLGTRDGNQTFYETGSWAKEGDKLRMTNANGERSYFLPSADDKSMVLLDQEGNKIQSQLNYTLNQVTASKKVGEYRYLADAATFTECKTGRTYTASGLDLEKGYSATGVTGGTPVYAEIEGYYTVRPSMEDGQFDPALVQTGHIMFDKSSSCK; encoded by the coding sequence ATGAAAAAAACACTATTTTTAGCATTAATGGCGACAGGCATAATGGCATTAGCTGGATGCCAAAGCGCGGACAAACAACCTAGCGTGACTTATATTGATAGAGCATATACGGGCACTTTGCCATGTGCAGATTGCTCTGGTATCGAAGCAACCTTGCTGGTGAACCAAGATGGTACTTATGTTGAGCAATTAGTTTATTTAGGCACGCGTGATGGAAACCAAACTTTTTATGAAACAGGGTCATGGGCAAAAGAAGGGGATAAATTACGCATGACCAATGCCAATGGTGAACGTTCATATTTCTTACCTTCTGCTGATGATAAGTCAATGGTATTGCTTGATCAGGAAGGAAATAAAATTCAATCACAATTGAATTACACATTAAATCAAGTCACAGCAAGTAAAAAAGTTGGTGAATACCGTTATTTAGCTGATGCTGCAACATTTACTGAATGTAAAACTGGGCGTACTTATACTGCTTCAGGCCTTGATCTGGAAAAAGGATACAGTGCGACAGGTGTAACGGGCGGAACGCCAGTTTATGCTGAAATTGAAGGCTATTATACCGTAAGACCTTCAATGGAAGATGGTCAATTTGACCCTGCATTAGTACAAACCGGTCATATTATGTTTGATAAATCTAGCTCATGTAAATAA
- the rof gene encoding Rho-binding antiterminator yields the protein MSTDTEYQPINCDDYEYLEIACQRQLKLEIKLHGGEIIEGKASDLLLRKKVEYLILETQDGTKELRLDYINTFSHPEIGTIVVDSSH from the coding sequence ATGTCTACAGATACTGAATATCAACCTATCAATTGTGATGATTACGAATATCTTGAAATCGCATGCCAACGTCAGTTGAAACTTGAAATAAAGCTTCATGGCGGCGAAATCATTGAGGGTAAAGCCAGCGATTTGCTCTTACGGAAGAAAGTTGAGTATTTAATTTTAGAAACTCAAGATGGGACGAAAGAGCTGCGATTGGATTATATCAATACCTTCAGTCATCCTGAGATCGGCACTATCGTTGTCGATAGCTCTCACTAA
- the tilS gene encoding tRNA lysidine(34) synthetase TilS, whose protein sequence is MKLPQTIIEHVFNKIGNYSKILVGFSGGVDSTVLLHALYQIKKHQQPFLEVRAIHIHHGLNSKADAWEAHCSSLCAQWEIPFICTHVTVDSTNSGIEAAAREARYQAYRDALLEDEIIVTAQHLDDQAETFLLALKRGSGPAGLSSMPELSTFNGHYGQTCLLRPLLAISRDDLETYANEEQLPWVEDDSNQDDRYDRNFLRLNIMPVLAQRWPHFAKAVSRSAALCAEQENLLDELLQDALEDMMDYRGGLFIDALQPCSSAKRNALLRRWIGLHQLPMPPFNQLHRIWQEVALARQDAEPICQLGHIDIRRYQGALWVVRRINQLLGQQYAWHYPDPFILPEALGIIEVIADEGQIRPPLPTEKVTVRFGLQGTLKIVGRMHSRSSKKIWQELGIPPWMRERVPLIYYNEQLITAIGCFITPEGLADDDKLGIAFHWVKFDEYRFNQ, encoded by the coding sequence GTGAAACTACCACAAACAATCATTGAGCACGTATTCAATAAGATTGGTAACTATAGCAAAATACTGGTTGGATTTAGTGGTGGTGTTGATTCAACGGTATTACTGCATGCTCTTTATCAAATAAAGAAACATCAACAACCGTTTCTTGAAGTGCGCGCTATTCATATTCATCATGGGCTAAATTCTAAAGCAGACGCTTGGGAAGCGCACTGTTCGAGTTTGTGTGCACAATGGGAAATTCCCTTTATTTGTACGCATGTCACGGTTGATTCTACAAATAGTGGCATTGAGGCGGCTGCGCGAGAGGCTCGCTATCAAGCTTATCGTGATGCGCTGTTAGAAGATGAAATTATCGTGACGGCACAACATCTGGATGATCAAGCAGAAACATTTCTGTTGGCATTAAAACGAGGTAGCGGGCCAGCAGGGCTTTCATCGATGCCAGAATTATCGACATTTAATGGCCACTACGGGCAAACTTGCCTGCTTCGTCCATTGCTAGCGATATCTCGCGATGATTTAGAGACATATGCCAATGAAGAACAGCTTCCGTGGGTAGAAGATGATAGTAATCAAGATGACCGCTATGACCGTAATTTCCTACGATTGAATATTATGCCTGTTCTGGCACAGCGCTGGCCTCATTTCGCGAAAGCCGTATCACGTAGCGCGGCTTTGTGCGCAGAACAGGAAAACTTGCTTGATGAGCTATTACAAGATGCCCTAGAGGACATGATGGATTATCGTGGTGGTCTATTCATCGATGCATTACAGCCTTGTTCTAGCGCTAAACGTAACGCATTGCTACGACGTTGGATTGGCCTACATCAATTACCCATGCCGCCTTTTAATCAATTACACCGTATTTGGCAGGAAGTCGCGCTTGCTCGTCAGGATGCTGAGCCTATTTGCCAATTAGGCCATATTGATATCCGTCGATATCAAGGCGCTTTATGGGTTGTGCGTCGTATCAATCAGTTATTGGGGCAGCAGTATGCTTGGCATTATCCTGACCCGTTTATTTTACCTGAAGCTTTAGGCATTATTGAGGTCATTGCTGATGAAGGGCAAATCCGTCCTCCATTACCAACAGAAAAAGTCACCGTGCGCTTTGGTTTGCAAGGAACACTTAAAATTGTTGGGAGAATGCATTCAAGAAGCAGTAAGAAAATTTGGCAAGAACTGGGAATTCCTCCGTGGATGCGAGAAAGAGTTCCCCTGATTTACTACAATGAGCAGCTAATTACTGCAATAGGGTGTTTTATTACACCGGAAGGCCTTGCCGATGATGATAAACTTGGCATTGCTTTTCATTGGGTCAAATTCGATGAATATCGGTTTAATCAGTAA
- a CDS encoding DMT family transporter, giving the protein MRQYNYLIYALMCVLIWSFIPIVSRFGQEGLDSFQFLFWSNLISAIAVILVAMSAGYKPAKLFILPSNTLIKVCILGVLDCLFYLLLYYGYSIENGIAVLVIQYSWPLIIILLSVFLLKDKLATRQIAGVIIGFIAVIITFTKGHITQLQVEHPLALLLVFSGAFCFALMSVFSRQYSIDPYISTVWLFIFSTLTSLVLLLSFSAFQLPTETSLWPTIVNGVLINGVSYILWFKAMNTGHSAKIASIVFLSPVLSVLWLVVILSDPFEIAYIIGVLLVIISGILCVGQAKKH; this is encoded by the coding sequence ATGAGGCAATATAACTATTTAATCTATGCCTTAATGTGTGTACTGATATGGAGCTTTATTCCGATTGTTTCTCGTTTTGGGCAAGAGGGCTTAGATAGCTTTCAATTTTTATTTTGGTCCAACCTAATTTCAGCAATTGCGGTGATATTGGTCGCGATGAGTGCGGGTTATAAACCTGCTAAGCTATTTATTTTGCCGTCTAATACGCTAATTAAAGTGTGTATTTTAGGTGTCTTAGATTGCTTGTTTTATTTGCTTTTGTATTATGGCTACTCGATTGAAAATGGTATTGCCGTACTCGTTATTCAGTATAGTTGGCCTTTAATTATTATCTTATTGTCTGTTTTTTTATTAAAGGACAAGCTAGCAACTCGGCAAATAGCCGGTGTGATTATCGGCTTTATCGCGGTGATTATCACCTTTACCAAAGGTCATATAACCCAGCTGCAAGTTGAACATCCTCTAGCTTTACTATTAGTGTTTAGTGGTGCATTTTGTTTTGCGTTAATGTCTGTATTCTCTCGTCAGTATTCTATCGACCCCTATATTAGTACTGTTTGGCTCTTTATTTTTTCGACCTTAACATCATTGGTATTATTACTCTCATTCAGCGCATTTCAGTTGCCCACGGAGACATCGCTTTGGCCAACGATAGTGAATGGGGTACTGATTAATGGCGTATCCTATATTTTATGGTTTAAGGCGATGAATACGGGGCACTCCGCTAAAATTGCCTCTATTGTGTTTTTATCTCCAGTATTATCGGTACTTTGGTTAGTTGTTATTCTAAGCGACCCATTTGAAATTGCTTATATTATCGGGGTGTTGTTAGTGATTATTTCCGGTATCTTATGTGTTGGGCAAGCTAAAAAGCATTAA
- the accA gene encoding acetyl-CoA carboxylase carboxyl transferase subunit alpha, protein MSLDFLDFEQPIAELEAKIDSLTAVSRQDNNLEVNLDDEVARLREKSLELTRKIFSDLGAWQIAKLARHPRRPYTLDYIARIFTDFQELAGDRAYADDKAIVGGIARLDGRPVMVIGHQKGRETKEKIRRNFGMPAPEGYRKALRLMEMAERFNLPIITFIDTPGAYPGVGAEERGQSEAIARNLREMSRLSVPVICTVIGEGGSGGALAIGVGDKVNMLQYSTYSVISPEGCASILWKSADKAPLAAEAMGITAPRLKELKLIDNVVTEPLGGAHRNYDEISASLKARIVEDLDELLELDEEALKNRRYQRLMEYGYC, encoded by the coding sequence ATGAGTCTGGATTTTCTTGATTTTGAACAGCCAATTGCTGAATTGGAAGCGAAAATTGATTCGCTGACTGCAGTTAGCCGTCAAGACAACAATTTAGAAGTCAACCTAGATGACGAGGTTGCTCGTTTACGTGAAAAAAGTCTTGAGCTGACGCGTAAGATTTTCTCTGATCTGGGTGCATGGCAAATTGCTAAGCTTGCTCGTCACCCACGTCGCCCTTATACATTAGATTATATTGCTCGTATATTCACAGATTTCCAAGAGCTGGCAGGTGATCGTGCTTATGCCGATGATAAAGCTATCGTGGGTGGCATCGCGCGTTTAGATGGTCGTCCAGTGATGGTGATTGGCCACCAAAAAGGCCGTGAAACGAAAGAAAAAATTCGCCGTAATTTTGGTATGCCAGCTCCAGAAGGTTACCGTAAAGCATTGCGCTTAATGGAAATGGCTGAGCGTTTTAATTTACCTATTATTACCTTTATCGATACGCCGGGGGCTTATCCTGGTGTTGGCGCTGAAGAACGTGGCCAATCCGAAGCAATTGCACGTAACTTGCGTGAAATGTCTCGCTTATCTGTCCCAGTCATTTGTACTGTTATTGGCGAAGGCGGCTCTGGTGGTGCATTGGCTATTGGGGTTGGTGATAAAGTGAATATGCTGCAATACAGCACCTATTCGGTTATCTCTCCTGAAGGCTGTGCCTCTATCCTGTGGAAGAGCGCGGATAAAGCCCCATTAGCGGCAGAAGCGATGGGGATCACCGCACCTCGCCTTAAAGAACTCAAATTAATTGATAATGTGGTGACAGAGCCTTTAGGTGGTGCGCATCGTAATTACGATGAAATTTCAGCTTCTTTAAAAGCGCGTATTGTTGAAGATTTGGACGAATTGCTTGAGCTTGATGAAGAAGCATTAAAAAATCGTCGTTACCAGCGTTTAATGGAATACGGCTATTGCTAA
- the dnaE gene encoding DNA polymerase III subunit alpha: MAEPRFIHLRVHSDYSMIDGLAKTGPLVKKVAAMGMPALAITDFTNLCGLVKFYGAAHGAGIKPIIGADFFVESEQLGDEIAHLTVLARNNEGYQNLTLLISEAYQKGYGAIGPTIHRDWLVKHKEGLILLSGGRQGDVGQFLLRGNQTLVDECLAFYETHFPGCYYLELIRTGRPDEESYLHAAVELATQRGLPVVATNDVRFIESSDFDAHEIRVAIHDGFTLSDPKRPKKYSPQQYLRTEEEMCELFADIPEALENSVEIAKRCNVTIRLGEYFLPQFPTGDMKTEDFLVMRSKEGLEERLEFLFPDEKVRAERRPEYDERLDIELNVINQMGFPGYFLIVMEFIQWSKDNGVPVGPGRGSGAGSLVAYALKITDLDPLEFDLLFERFLNPERVSMPDFDVDFCMEKRDQVIDHVAQMYGRDAVSQIITFGTMAAKAVIRDVGRVLGHPYGFVDRISKLVPPDPGMTLDKAFEAEPQLPEIYEADEEVKALIDMARKLEGVTRNAGKHAGGVVIAPTKITDFAPLYCDAEGNNPVTQFDKNDVEYAGLVKFDFLGLRTLTIINWALEMINARRAKKGLEPIDIAAIPLDDQKSFDMLQRSETTAVFQLESRGMKDLIKRLRPDCFEDMIALVALFRPGPLQSGMVDNFIDRKHGREEISYPDVQWQHESLKPVLEPTYGIILYQEQVMQIAQVLAGYTLGGADMLRRAMGKKKPEEMAKQRSVFEEGAIKNGVDGELSMKIFDLVEKFAGYGFNKSHSAAYALVSYQTLWLKAHYPAEFMAAVMTADMDNTEKVVGLVDECWRMGLKVLPPDINSGLYHFHVNDEGEIVYGIGAIKGVGEGPIEAIIEARQKGGIFKEIFDLCARVDLKKINRRVMEKLIMAGAFDHLGPHRAALMSSLEDALKAADQHAKAEAIGQTDMFGVLAEAPEQVESSYASVPKWPDQVVLDGERETLGLYLTGHPITRYLSEIERYTNGLRLKDVNPTPRGQVTTVVGLVLSAKVITTKRGNRIGICTLDDRSGRLDIMLFSDALDKYQHLLEKDTILIATGQVSFDDFNGGNKMTVRELMDISEAREKYARGLAISLSDKQINDQLLNRLRSTLEPYRSGTIPVHLYYQKDDARAKLKFGVIWRVTPVDDLLNSLRTLLGNEQVELEFD; the protein is encoded by the coding sequence ATGGCTGAACCTCGTTTTATTCACTTACGTGTTCATAGTGATTATTCAATGATTGATGGGCTGGCAAAAACTGGCCCATTAGTCAAAAAAGTGGCAGCAATGGGGATGCCAGCACTTGCTATTACCGATTTTACGAACCTGTGCGGTTTAGTAAAATTCTATGGAGCAGCGCACGGTGCTGGTATCAAACCCATCATTGGGGCTGACTTTTTTGTTGAAAGCGAGCAACTCGGCGACGAAATCGCACACTTAACCGTGTTGGCTCGTAACAATGAAGGGTATCAAAACCTAACTCTTTTGATCTCAGAAGCGTATCAAAAAGGTTACGGTGCGATTGGCCCGACCATTCACCGTGATTGGCTGGTAAAACATAAAGAAGGACTGATTTTACTGTCTGGTGGCCGCCAAGGGGATGTCGGGCAGTTTTTATTACGTGGTAATCAAACGCTGGTTGATGAATGCTTAGCATTTTATGAAACCCACTTTCCTGGTTGTTATTATCTTGAATTAATTAGAACAGGAAGGCCTGATGAAGAAAGCTATTTGCATGCGGCGGTAGAGCTTGCCACACAGCGTGGTTTGCCGGTTGTTGCAACGAATGATGTACGCTTTATTGAAAGTAGCGATTTTGATGCTCATGAAATACGTGTAGCAATCCATGACGGATTTACCTTATCTGACCCTAAAAGGCCTAAAAAATATAGCCCTCAGCAATACTTACGTACTGAAGAAGAGATGTGCGAGCTATTCGCCGACATCCCTGAAGCGCTTGAAAATAGTGTAGAGATTGCTAAGCGTTGTAATGTCACCATTCGTCTCGGTGAGTACTTTCTCCCCCAATTCCCTACTGGGGACATGAAAACAGAAGACTTTTTGGTTATGCGCTCAAAAGAAGGATTAGAAGAGCGCCTCGAGTTTCTATTCCCTGATGAGAAAGTGAGAGCAGAAAGACGACCCGAATATGATGAGCGTTTAGACATTGAGCTTAACGTTATTAACCAAATGGGGTTCCCTGGTTACTTTTTGATCGTGATGGAGTTTATTCAATGGTCGAAAGATAATGGTGTACCAGTCGGTCCAGGGCGTGGTTCCGGTGCGGGATCACTTGTTGCATATGCGCTGAAAATTACCGATTTGGATCCCTTGGAGTTCGACCTTCTTTTTGAACGATTCTTAAACCCAGAACGTGTTTCCATGCCGGACTTTGACGTCGACTTTTGTATGGAAAAACGTGATCAGGTGATTGACCACGTTGCTCAAATGTATGGGCGAGATGCCGTTTCTCAGATTATTACATTCGGTACTATGGCCGCAAAAGCGGTGATCCGCGACGTAGGGCGAGTATTGGGGCATCCGTATGGCTTCGTGGATCGGATTTCGAAATTGGTTCCCCCTGATCCGGGTATGACCCTAGATAAGGCATTTGAAGCAGAACCACAGTTACCTGAAATTTACGAGGCAGATGAAGAAGTTAAAGCGCTGATTGATATGGCGCGTAAACTTGAAGGTGTCACGCGTAACGCAGGAAAACATGCGGGGGGCGTTGTTATTGCCCCCACCAAAATTACAGACTTTGCGCCGCTTTATTGTGATGCGGAAGGTAATAACCCAGTTACTCAGTTCGATAAAAATGATGTCGAATATGCGGGGTTGGTCAAGTTCGACTTTTTGGGGTTACGTACCCTAACGATCATCAACTGGGCATTAGAGATGATCAATGCAAGGCGAGCCAAGAAAGGGCTTGAGCCTATCGACATTGCCGCAATCCCGCTGGATGATCAAAAAAGTTTTGATATGTTGCAACGTTCAGAAACGACCGCGGTATTCCAGCTGGAATCCCGAGGCATGAAAGATCTGATCAAGCGGCTACGTCCTGACTGTTTTGAAGATATGATCGCATTGGTTGCCTTGTTCCGTCCTGGTCCATTGCAATCAGGGATGGTAGATAACTTTATCGACCGTAAACATGGTCGTGAAGAGATCTCATACCCAGACGTACAGTGGCAACATGAATCATTAAAACCTGTCTTGGAGCCAACTTACGGTATTATCTTATACCAAGAACAGGTTATGCAGATTGCACAGGTATTAGCGGGTTATACGCTAGGTGGCGCAGATATGTTGCGCCGTGCAATGGGGAAAAAGAAACCCGAAGAGATGGCGAAACAGCGTTCTGTTTTTGAAGAGGGCGCGATCAAAAATGGAGTCGATGGGGAACTGTCGATGAAAATCTTTGATCTGGTAGAAAAGTTTGCTGGTTATGGATTTAACAAGTCTCACTCAGCGGCTTATGCTCTGGTTTCGTATCAAACATTGTGGCTGAAAGCTCACTATCCAGCTGAATTTATGGCTGCGGTAATGACGGCGGATATGGATAATACCGAAAAGGTTGTCGGTCTCGTCGACGAATGTTGGCGGATGGGATTGAAAGTATTACCACCTGATATTAATAGTGGACTTTATCATTTTCATGTTAACGATGAAGGTGAAATTGTTTATGGCATTGGTGCCATCAAAGGGGTTGGTGAAGGGCCGATCGAAGCCATTATCGAAGCTCGCCAGAAAGGTGGTATATTTAAAGAAATATTTGATCTTTGTGCTCGCGTTGATCTGAAAAAAATTAACCGCCGTGTTATGGAAAAACTGATCATGGCGGGGGCATTTGATCATTTAGGTCCCCATCGTGCGGCCTTGATGTCTTCATTAGAAGATGCTTTGAAAGCGGCTGATCAGCATGCAAAAGCAGAAGCTATCGGGCAAACGGATATGTTTGGTGTGCTGGCGGAAGCACCCGAACAAGTAGAAAGTTCATACGCAAGCGTACCCAAATGGCCTGATCAAGTCGTACTTGATGGCGAGCGAGAAACATTGGGGCTTTACTTGACAGGGCACCCAATAACGCGCTACTTAAGTGAGATCGAGCGCTATACTAATGGCTTAAGATTAAAAGATGTGAACCCAACCCCTCGTGGTCAAGTGACAACTGTGGTAGGTTTAGTACTTTCGGCCAAAGTTATTACGACTAAGCGCGGCAATCGAATCGGAATTTGTACGCTTGATGATCGTTCCGGTCGTCTGGATATTATGTTATTTTCAGATGCACTAGATAAATACCAGCACTTGCTGGAAAAAGACACTATCCTGATTGCCACCGGTCAGGTCAGCTTTGATGATTTTAACGGTGGTAATAAAATGACAGTACGGGAGTTAATGGATATTAGTGAAGCAAGGGAAAAATATGCGCGAGGACTTGCTATTTCACTGTCAGATAAACAAATTAATGATCAGTTGCTGAACCGACTTCGCAGCACTCTTGAACCCTATCGTTCAGGAACGATTCCGGTTCATTTGTATTATCAGAAGGATGACGCCAGAGCCAAACTTAAATTTGGGGTTATTTGGCGTGTGACACCCGTTGATGACCTTCTGAACTCTCTGCGAACTCTGCTGGGTAATGAGCAGGTAGAATTAGAATTTGACTAA
- the rnhB gene encoding ribonuclease HII: MDFIYPKANLIAGVDEVGRGPLVGAVVTAAVILDPTKPIIGLTDSKKLTEKKREKLFVEIQEKALCWCIGRAEPEEIDELNILHATMLAMQRAVAGLSMTPDFVLVDGNRCPTLSMPSQAVVKGDSLVQEISAASILAKVVRDREMVELDIAYPEYGFAKHKGYPTAYHLEKLAQFGATKFHRKSFAPVRRALEAKN; the protein is encoded by the coding sequence TCCGTTGGTGGGGGCGGTTGTCACCGCCGCGGTCATATTAGATCCTACCAAACCGATCATCGGTTTGACGGATTCGAAAAAATTAACGGAAAAAAAGCGCGAAAAGCTGTTTGTTGAAATCCAAGAAAAAGCCTTATGTTGGTGTATTGGCCGAGCAGAACCAGAAGAAATTGATGAACTCAATATTCTGCATGCAACAATGTTGGCGATGCAGCGGGCCGTTGCTGGTTTAAGTATGACACCGGATTTTGTCTTAGTGGATGGCAATCGTTGCCCTACATTATCGATGCCTTCACAAGCCGTCGTCAAAGGTGATAGTTTAGTTCAGGAAATCAGCGCCGCTTCCATTTTAGCCAAAGTGGTTAGAGATCGTGAGATGGTTGAGTTGGATATAGCTTACCCTGAATATGGTTTTGCTAAGCATAAAGGCTATCCAACCGCATATCATTTAGAAAAACTCGCACAATTTGGTGCAACAAAATTTCATCGTAAGAGTTTTGCTCCAGTGCGTCGTGCATTAGAAGCGAAAAATTGA